The following are from one region of the Staphylococcus schleiferi genome:
- the pyrR gene encoding bifunctional pyr operon transcriptional regulator/uracil phosphoribosyltransferase PyrR, with amino-acid sequence MVERVILDESAINRTLTRIAHEILEYNKGSDNLALLGIKTRGEYLAKRIQQKIQQIEEVEVPTGTIDITDFRDDIDARIQQLNKTFEINADLTNRVVIIVDDVLYTGRTVRASLDAILMYTRPKKIGLATLVDRGHRELPIRADFVGKNIPTSHEESVSVYLNEIDQRNAVVIT; translated from the coding sequence TTGGTTGAACGTGTGATTTTAGATGAATCGGCGATAAATCGTACGCTAACACGTATTGCTCATGAAATCTTAGAATATAATAAAGGATCAGACAACTTAGCGTTACTTGGTATTAAAACGCGCGGAGAGTATCTGGCAAAACGTATTCAACAAAAGATTCAACAAATTGAAGAAGTCGAAGTCCCAACTGGCACGATAGATATTACTGACTTTCGAGATGATATTGACGCAAGAATTCAACAGTTAAACAAGACTTTTGAAATTAATGCAGACTTAACGAATCGTGTAGTCATCATTGTGGACGATGTTTTATACACAGGTCGAACAGTTAGAGCCTCACTTGATGCGATTTTAATGTATACAAGACCTAAAAAGATAGGGCTTGCTACACTGGTCGATCGTGGTCATCGAGAGTTACCAATACGCGCTGACTTCGTTGGTAAAAACATACCGACTTCACATGAAGAATCTGTCAGTGTTTATTTAAATGAAATTGACCAGCGCAATGCCGTTGTCATCACATAA
- the lspA gene encoding signal peptidase II encodes MKRQYYLGLSILIVVLILIADQVTKFVIRTQMAVGESFNVIPHFLSITSHRNNGAAWGILSGKITFFYIITVIILIALVVFFIKEAKNQMMMQIAISLLFAGALGNFIDRVRTGEVVDFVDTVIFGYDFPIFNIADASLTIGVILLVIVLLKDQNQKGEV; translated from the coding sequence ATGAAACGACAATATTATCTCGGGCTTTCAATATTGATAGTGGTTTTGATTTTGATTGCCGATCAAGTAACTAAATTTGTGATTCGAACACAAATGGCAGTAGGTGAATCATTTAATGTGATTCCTCACTTTTTATCTATCACATCACATCGAAATAATGGCGCAGCTTGGGGCATATTAAGTGGTAAAATCACATTCTTTTACATTATTACAGTCATCATTCTCATCGCTTTAGTTGTATTTTTTATTAAGGAAGCTAAAAATCAAATGATGATGCAAATTGCGATAAGCTTACTTTTTGCGGGTGCATTAGGTAATTTTATTGATCGCGTTCGTACAGGGGAAGTTGTAGACTTTGTAGATACGGTCATTTTTGGATATGACTTCCCAATTTTTAATATTGCTGATGCAAGTTTAACGATAGGTGTTATTTTGCTCGTGATTGTACTACTTAAAGATCAGAATCAAAAAGGTGAGGTGTAA
- a CDS encoding YhcH/YjgK/YiaL family protein gives MIIAERDDFKRYVSLNTHFQKVDEFINQTDLTQLEEGRIEIDGDRVFANCMTYIADGIPGKQFENHRKYIDIHLVINNLEKMAVTEPKHAKSISKYDEENDFELFVSDTYQTIELTSSNLLVTFEEDLHQPKLNKNNQLVKKLVIKVKI, from the coding sequence ATGATTATTGCTGAAAGAGATGATTTTAAAAGATATGTAAGTCTAAATACACATTTTCAAAAAGTAGATGAATTTATAAATCAAACAGATTTAACACAGTTAGAAGAAGGACGAATCGAAATTGATGGTGATCGTGTATTTGCTAATTGTATGACGTATATCGCGGACGGTATACCGGGCAAACAATTTGAAAATCATAGAAAATATATCGATATTCATCTTGTTATTAACAACCTTGAAAAAATGGCAGTAACAGAACCGAAACATGCGAAATCGATTTCAAAATATGATGAAGAAAATGACTTTGAACTATTTGTTAGCGATACTTATCAGACGATTGAATTAACATCATCTAATCTTCTTGTCACTTTTGAAGAAGACTTGCACCAACCTAAATTGAATAAGAATAATCAACTTGTTAAAAAGTTAGTAATTAAAGTAAAAATATAA
- a CDS encoding RNA-binding protein: MDIYQHFRPEEHEQIDYLLDKVRQAETQYAPVLTHFLDPRGQYMLQVIVGSFSDLHVTFNGGHQAERCRAVIAPSYFDPTLDDFEISLIEIDYPSKFVTLQHQHVLGTLMSLGIEREQVGDIIVADRIQFVLTKQLESYIMLELTRIKGATIKLNVIPFEDMVQSEAYWETHEATVSATRLDVVLKEMIRKSRTIAKTYIQRKRVKVNHTLIEAADFQLQAGDLLSIQGYGRAKVVEIGSRTKKDKLRITYQTLFK, encoded by the coding sequence TTGGATATTTATCAACATTTTAGACCTGAGGAACATGAACAAATCGATTATTTATTAGATAAAGTAAGGCAGGCTGAAACACAGTATGCGCCTGTGTTAACACACTTTTTAGATCCACGTGGTCAATATATGTTGCAAGTGATTGTAGGTAGTTTTAGTGATTTGCATGTGACTTTTAATGGTGGACATCAAGCTGAAAGGTGCCGTGCTGTAATTGCGCCGAGTTATTTTGACCCCACTTTGGACGATTTTGAAATCAGTTTAATTGAAATCGACTATCCTTCAAAATTTGTGACACTTCAACATCAACATGTTTTAGGAACATTAATGTCATTAGGGATTGAACGTGAACAAGTGGGCGATATTATTGTTGCGGATCGAATACAATTCGTTTTGACAAAACAACTGGAATCGTATATCATGTTAGAATTAACACGTATTAAAGGGGCTACGATTAAACTTAATGTTATCCCGTTTGAAGATATGGTACAATCAGAAGCGTATTGGGAGACACATGAAGCAACAGTCAGTGCAACACGCCTTGATGTCGTTTTAAAAGAAATGATCCGAAAGTCACGTACCATAGCGAAAACTTATATTCAACGTAAGCGTGTCAAAGTCAACCACACATTGATTGAGGCAGCTGATTTTCAGCTTCAAGCTGGGGATTTATTATCGATACAAGGATATGGACGCGCTAAAGTGGTTGAAATAGGGAGTCGTACTAAAAAAGATAAACTAAGAATCACCTATCAAACTTTATTTAAATAG
- the ileS gene encoding isoleucine--tRNA ligase, whose amino-acid sequence MDYKDTLLMPKTDFPMRGGLPNKEPQIQQKWKEQDLYQKILKKNEGNPSYILHDGPPYANGSVHMGHALNKILKDFITRYKSMQGFYTPYVPGWDTHGLPIEQALTKKGVKRKEMSISEFRDRCQAFAMEQIEIQKKDFERLGINGDFQNPYITLKPEFEAAQIRLFGEMADKGLIYKGKKPVYWSPSSESSLAEAEIEYHDKRSASIYVAFDVKDGKGVVDEDAKFIIWTTTPWTLPSNVAITVHPELTYVQMNVDGTKYIIAEALVDSVVEQLGWDKETIVREQDFKGSELEYVEAQHPFIDRTSLVINGEHVTTDAGTGCVHTAPGHGEDDYIVGQKYGLDVISPVDAKGVFTAEAGQFEGMFYDKANKAITELLTEKGALLKLEFITHSYPHDWRTKKPVIFRATPQWFASISKVRQDILDAIDNTQFKVEWGKTRIYNMIRDRGEWVISRQRVWGVPLPVFYAENGDIIMTKETVYHVADLFEKHGSNIWFEKDAKDLLPEGFTHPGSPNGVFTKEEDIMDVWFDSGSSHRGVLETRPELSFPADLYLEGSDQYRGWFNSSITTAVATRGLAPYKMLLSHGFVMDGEGKKMSKSLGNVTAPDTVVKQKGADIARLWVSSVDYLADVRISDEILKQVADVYRKIRNTLRFLLGNVNDFDPATDRIAEADLLEVDRYVLHRLREFTASTLDHYEQFDYLDIYQEVQNFINVELSNFYLDYGKDILYIEKRDAHKRRSMQTVLFEILVNMTKLLAPIIPHTADEVWSHIEHVEEESVHLTNMPEKEAVDQALLDKWGQFMALRDDVNRALEAARNEKTIGKSLEAKVKIGNSPSFDTVAFLEGFEDLHQLFIVSQVEVVDAPQGEVYQHGTIEIVHAEGQKCERCWNYSKSLGTVAGLSGLCPRCQAVVKTL is encoded by the coding sequence ATGGACTACAAAGATACTTTATTAATGCCAAAAACAGATTTTCCTATGCGTGGGGGTCTTCCTAATAAAGAACCTCAAATTCAACAAAAATGGAAAGAGCAAGATTTGTATCAAAAAATTCTTAAGAAAAATGAAGGCAATCCGTCATATATTTTGCATGATGGTCCACCGTATGCAAACGGAAGCGTTCATATGGGACACGCTTTAAATAAAATTTTGAAAGACTTCATTACGCGTTATAAATCGATGCAAGGTTTCTATACACCATATGTTCCAGGTTGGGATACACATGGCTTACCAATCGAACAAGCATTAACAAAAAAAGGTGTAAAACGTAAAGAAATGTCAATTTCAGAATTTCGTGATCGTTGCCAAGCTTTCGCTATGGAACAAATTGAAATTCAGAAAAAAGACTTTGAGCGTTTAGGTATTAATGGCGATTTCCAAAATCCTTATATCACATTGAAACCTGAATTTGAAGCAGCTCAAATTCGTTTATTCGGTGAAATGGCAGATAAAGGTCTAATTTATAAAGGGAAAAAACCGGTTTATTGGTCACCTTCTAGTGAATCATCATTAGCAGAAGCAGAGATTGAATATCATGATAAACGTTCTGCATCCATCTACGTTGCTTTTGACGTTAAAGACGGCAAAGGTGTTGTGGATGAAGACGCTAAATTTATTATTTGGACAACAACGCCATGGACATTACCATCTAATGTTGCGATTACTGTTCACCCTGAATTAACTTATGTCCAAATGAATGTAGATGGAACGAAATATATTATTGCGGAAGCACTTGTTGATAGTGTTGTAGAGCAATTAGGTTGGGATAAAGAGACGATTGTACGTGAGCAAGATTTTAAAGGTTCAGAGCTTGAATATGTTGAAGCGCAACATCCTTTCATTGACCGTACTTCTTTAGTCATCAATGGTGAACATGTTACTACAGATGCGGGTACAGGATGTGTTCATACTGCACCTGGACATGGTGAAGATGACTATATCGTTGGTCAAAAATATGGTTTAGATGTGATTAGTCCTGTCGATGCTAAAGGTGTATTCACAGCAGAAGCGGGTCAGTTTGAAGGTATGTTTTATGATAAAGCAAACAAAGCGATTACAGAATTGTTAACTGAAAAAGGTGCTTTATTGAAACTTGAATTTATTACACATAGTTATCCCCACGATTGGCGTACGAAAAAACCAGTTATTTTCCGTGCAACACCACAATGGTTTGCATCAATTTCGAAAGTACGTCAAGATATTTTAGACGCGATTGACAATACTCAATTCAAAGTTGAATGGGGTAAAACACGTATTTATAACATGATTCGTGACCGTGGTGAGTGGGTCATTTCTCGTCAACGTGTTTGGGGTGTACCTTTACCAGTCTTTTATGCTGAAAATGGCGACATCATTATGACAAAAGAAACGGTATACCACGTTGCGGATTTATTTGAAAAACACGGTTCAAATATCTGGTTTGAAAAAGATGCGAAAGACTTATTACCAGAAGGATTTACGCATCCAGGTAGTCCAAACGGTGTATTTACTAAAGAAGAAGATATCATGGATGTATGGTTTGACTCAGGTTCTTCTCACAGAGGCGTACTTGAAACGCGTCCTGAGCTTAGTTTTCCAGCTGACTTATATTTAGAAGGTAGCGACCAATATCGTGGTTGGTTTAACTCATCAATTACAACAGCTGTCGCAACACGTGGTTTGGCACCTTACAAAATGTTACTTTCTCATGGTTTCGTGATGGATGGAGAAGGTAAAAAGATGAGTAAATCCTTAGGTAACGTGACTGCGCCAGATACAGTTGTTAAACAAAAAGGTGCAGATATCGCACGTCTTTGGGTAAGTTCAGTTGACTATCTTGCGGATGTTCGTATTTCTGATGAGATTCTTAAACAAGTGGCGGATGTTTACCGCAAAATCAGAAACACATTACGTTTCTTATTAGGTAATGTGAATGATTTTGATCCTGCAACAGATCGCATTGCAGAAGCCGATTTATTAGAAGTGGATCGCTATGTTTTACATCGCTTAAGAGAATTTACAGCGAGCACATTAGATCATTATGAACAATTTGATTATCTTGATATTTATCAAGAAGTTCAAAACTTTATTAATGTTGAACTTAGTAACTTCTACTTAGATTATGGTAAAGACATTTTATATATTGAAAAACGTGACGCACACAAACGTCGTAGTATGCAAACTGTACTTTTCGAGATTTTAGTTAATATGACAAAATTACTAGCTCCGATTATTCCACATACAGCGGATGAAGTTTGGTCACATATTGAACATGTTGAAGAAGAAAGTGTACATTTAACGAATATGCCTGAAAAAGAAGCTGTAGATCAAGCATTGCTTGATAAATGGGGTCAATTTATGGCATTGCGTGATGACGTTAACCGTGCATTAGAAGCAGCGAGAAATGAAAAAACAATTGGTAAATCTTTAGAAGCAAAAGTGAAAATTGGTAATAGCCCTTCATTTGATACAGTTGCATTTTTAGAAGGCTTTGAAGATTTACATCAACTCTTTATCGTTTCTCAAGTCGAAGTTGTGGATGCACCTCAAGGTGAAGTTTATCAACATGGAACAATCGAAATTGTTCATGCAGAAGGACAAAAATGTGAACGTTGTTGGAATTATAGTAAATCTTTAGGTACAGTGGCTGGCTTATCTGGATTATGTCCACGATGCCAAGCGGTTGTGAAGACTCTATAA
- a CDS encoding DivIVA domain-containing protein, with amino-acid sequence MAFTPSEIKNKSFTRIKNGFEPEEVEQYLEQLSQELERLREDKKQLENVLNERDSHIQSFKDVEKSVGEAIVSAQRAADETKAAAQKEHDAIIQKAQAEANRIVNDGLEKARRLSFQTEDMKRQSKIFRSRFRMLVEAQLDLLKNDDWDYLLNYDLDAQQVTEENFQHLNQQDITAEEQQVAQNNNEKPQSDENETTQSKDETDK; translated from the coding sequence ATGGCTTTTACACCAAGCGAGATTAAAAACAAATCGTTTACGCGTATTAAAAATGGCTTTGAACCTGAAGAAGTTGAACAATATTTAGAACAATTGAGTCAAGAACTTGAGCGTTTAAGAGAAGATAAAAAGCAATTAGAAAACGTTTTAAATGAACGCGACTCACATATCCAATCTTTTAAAGATGTTGAAAAATCAGTTGGAGAAGCAATTGTGAGTGCCCAAAGAGCGGCTGACGAAACTAAAGCTGCTGCGCAAAAAGAACATGATGCCATTATTCAAAAAGCACAAGCAGAGGCAAATCGAATTGTGAATGATGGTTTAGAAAAAGCACGTCGTTTATCTTTCCAAACTGAAGATATGAAGCGACAATCGAAAATTTTCCGTTCTCGCTTTAGAATGCTTGTTGAAGCGCAGCTAGATTTATTAAAAAATGATGATTGGGACTATCTCCTTAATTATGATTTAGATGCACAACAAGTGACTGAGGAAAATTTCCAACATTTAAACCAACAAGATATTACAGCAGAAGAGCAACAGGTTGCTCAAAATAACAATGAGAAGCCACAATCAGATGAAAACGAAACAACACAATCTAAAGATGAAACAGACAAGTAA
- a CDS encoding Gfo/Idh/MocA family protein, with protein MIKYGIVGTGYFGADLARAIHKIEDASVTAVFDPHHAEAIAAELNAEICDSLDALVRRQDIDCVIVASPSHLHREPVIKAAEQGKHVFCEKPIALNYQDCKAMVDACKANGVIFMAGHIMNFFNGVHYAKSLVNEGRIGKVLYCHATRTGWEEPQPTVSWKKLRSQSGGHLYHHIHELDCIQFIMGGLPEKATMVGGNVYHKGEQFGDEDDMLIINLEYSDERYALLEYGNAFRWGEHYVLIEGTEGAIKLDLYQTGGTLRVKGEGESHFLIHETQEEDEERTEIYTGRGMDGAIAYGKPGIRTPLWLQTCIDKEVNYLHQVLKGEPVSDEFIKLLNGVAALESIATADACTISLNEDRKVSLNEIINTK; from the coding sequence ATGATTAAATATGGCATTGTTGGTACGGGTTATTTTGGTGCTGATTTAGCTAGGGCAATTCATAAAATTGAGGATGCCAGTGTGACTGCAGTTTTTGATCCTCATCATGCTGAAGCTATTGCAGCTGAACTAAATGCAGAGATATGCGATAGTTTAGACGCATTGGTTAGAAGACAGGATATTGATTGTGTGATTGTAGCATCACCTAGCCATCTTCATCGTGAACCGGTGATTAAAGCAGCAGAACAAGGGAAGCATGTGTTCTGTGAAAAACCTATCGCATTGAATTATCAAGATTGTAAAGCAATGGTAGATGCATGTAAAGCAAATGGAGTCATTTTTATGGCGGGTCATATTATGAACTTTTTTAATGGTGTCCATTATGCGAAGTCTTTGGTGAATGAAGGCAGAATTGGAAAAGTATTATATTGTCATGCTACAAGAACCGGATGGGAAGAACCACAACCGACTGTTTCTTGGAAAAAACTGCGTTCGCAATCAGGTGGACATTTGTATCATCATATTCATGAATTAGATTGTATACAATTTATAATGGGTGGACTTCCTGAAAAAGCCACAATGGTAGGAGGTAATGTTTATCATAAAGGCGAGCAGTTTGGTGATGAAGATGATATGCTTATTATCAATTTAGAATATAGCGATGAACGATATGCGCTATTAGAGTATGGAAATGCTTTTCGTTGGGGAGAGCATTATGTTTTGATTGAAGGAACAGAGGGTGCAATCAAACTTGACTTGTATCAAACAGGTGGAACATTACGTGTCAAAGGTGAAGGCGAATCGCATTTTCTAATACACGAAACGCAAGAGGAAGATGAGGAGAGAACCGAAATATATACTGGCCGTGGCATGGATGGTGCAATTGCATATGGTAAACCAGGCATAAGAACACCCCTATGGTTACAAACATGTATAGACAAAGAAGTAAACTACCTTCATCAAGTTTTAAAAGGTGAGCCAGTTTCCGATGAATTCATCAAGCTTTTAAATGGTGTTGCTGCACTTGAATCTATTGCTACCGCAGATGCTTGTACTATATCTTTAAATGAAGATCGAAAAGTGTCATTAAATGAAATTATAAATACTAAGTAG
- a CDS encoding sialidase family protein: MKKLKILICAVIIFLVMGCYELNTNVQVNAQTDKNEDNSLLFEKNNIELKGGGINVTEDILDKLNGPGFTVIIKYSQSKPDGVQALFGISNSKKGNANSYLDLYINEKGELGMEARDSGSQTNNVVSRPASVWGKYKNKPVSNTVALVSNNNSNTYALYSNGYKIEEKKLDKFLKLNDIKGLDSIVIGGVNREGTNKFGFNGTIENIKIYNYPLNEKNLENKTQNNISNHLVYKANDATGSNYFRIPVLYTLSNGRVLSSIDARYGGTHDFLNKINIATSYTDNNGSSWSKPNIALSFNDFASVPLEWPRDASKRDMQISGGATFIDSVILEKNNHQTMLFADIMPAGVSFRDSVRNDSGFKKIGKKYYLKLKKSGDSEYQYSIRDNGIIYDDRNNQSTEYTVDDNYSISKNGEKLKVEQYSAQIINGKKKEYKNGKLVDMNIFYKDSLFKVVQTNYISYCVSNDFGSSWSKPILIPGLLGENHNSPYLAPGRGIVEHSKGRILIPSYTGKESVFIYSDDNGKSWGTKVISLPSNWSAEAQLVELKPGILQAYMRTNNGKIAFITSKDAGETWSEPEYLDFISNPNYGTELSIINYSQKIDGKNAVILSTPNSKYGRRNGQIWIGLVDENNHIDWRYHHNVDYSQYGYSYSSLTELPNNDIGLMFEKYDSWSRKELHIKNVVPFVSYQIEELKNTEKESEK, translated from the coding sequence ATGAAAAAATTAAAGATTCTAATTTGTGCCGTGATTATATTTTTAGTGATGGGTTGTTATGAATTAAACACTAATGTTCAAGTAAATGCTCAAACTGATAAGAATGAAGATAATTCTTTATTATTTGAAAAAAATAATATTGAGTTAAAGGGTGGTGGTATTAATGTAACTGAAGATATTCTAGATAAACTTAATGGTCCTGGTTTTACAGTAATTATTAAATATAGTCAATCCAAGCCCGATGGTGTTCAAGCCTTATTTGGAATATCAAATTCTAAAAAAGGAAATGCAAATAGTTATTTAGATTTATATATTAATGAAAAAGGTGAATTGGGAATGGAGGCCCGTGATTCAGGATCTCAAACAAATAATGTAGTAAGTAGACCGGCTTCTGTTTGGGGAAAATACAAAAATAAACCAGTATCTAATACTGTTGCTTTAGTGTCAAATAATAATTCTAACACATACGCTCTTTATTCAAATGGATATAAAATAGAAGAAAAAAAGCTGGATAAATTCTTAAAACTTAATGATATAAAAGGATTAGATTCCATTGTTATTGGTGGAGTTAACAGAGAAGGAACAAATAAATTTGGGTTTAACGGAACAATTGAAAATATTAAAATTTATAATTATCCATTGAATGAAAAAAACTTGGAAAATAAAACTCAAAATAATATTTCAAATCATTTGGTCTATAAGGCTAATGATGCTACAGGTTCAAATTATTTTAGAATTCCTGTTTTGTATACTTTGAGCAATGGTAGAGTATTATCAAGTATTGATGCTCGCTATGGTGGCACACATGATTTTTTAAATAAAATTAATATAGCAACGAGTTATACAGATAATAATGGTAGTTCCTGGTCAAAACCTAATATTGCTTTGTCGTTTAATGATTTTGCATCGGTGCCATTAGAGTGGCCTAGAGATGCTAGTAAACGTGACATGCAAATAAGTGGGGGAGCAACATTTATAGATTCGGTAATATTAGAGAAAAACAATCACCAAACTATGCTTTTTGCAGATATAATGCCTGCTGGTGTTAGTTTTCGTGATTCCGTTCGAAACGATTCAGGTTTTAAAAAAATTGGTAAGAAGTATTATTTAAAATTGAAAAAAAGTGGAGATAGTGAATATCAATATTCAATTAGAGATAATGGAATAATCTATGATGATCGAAATAATCAATCTACCGAATACACTGTGGATGACAATTATTCAATTAGCAAAAATGGTGAAAAGTTAAAAGTTGAGCAATATTCTGCACAAATAATTAACGGTAAGAAAAAAGAGTATAAAAACGGAAAACTAGTAGATATGAATATATTTTACAAAGATTCATTATTTAAGGTTGTACAGACTAATTATATTTCATATTGTGTAAGTAATGATTTCGGAAGTTCTTGGTCAAAACCAATACTAATCCCTGGATTACTTGGAGAAAATCATAATTCTCCATATTTAGCTCCAGGCAGAGGAATTGTGGAACATAGTAAGGGTAGAATACTCATTCCATCATATACTGGGAAGGAATCTGTATTTATTTATAGTGACGATAATGGCAAATCCTGGGGGACAAAAGTTATATCTTTGCCATCAAACTGGTCTGCTGAGGCGCAATTAGTTGAATTGAAACCAGGAATTTTACAAGCTTATATGAGAACTAATAATGGAAAAATAGCTTTTATAACAAGTAAAGATGCTGGTGAAACATGGAGTGAGCCAGAATATTTAGATTTCATTTCTAATCCAAACTATGGAACAGAACTTTCTATAATCAATTACAGTCAAAAGATTGATGGTAAAAATGCTGTTATCTTAAGTACTCCAAATTCAAAATATGGCAGAAGAAATGGTCAAATTTGGATTGGTTTAGTGGATGAAAATAATCATATTGATTGGCGTTACCATCATAATGTTGATTATAGTCAATATGGCTACTCATATTCTTCATTAACAGAATTACCTAACAATGATATTGGATTAATGTTTGAAAAATATGATTCATGGTCTAGGAAAGAATTACATATTAAAAATGTAGTTCCTTTCGTTTCTTATCAGATTGAAGAACTAAAAAATACTGAGAAAGAAAGTGAAAAATAA
- a CDS encoding RluA family pseudouridine synthase gives MEKHEFTIDNEAHHLQRIDKILPEFNSEWSRSQIQDWIKEGLVQVNGKTIKSNYKLKTGDHVEVTEKEVVEADIQPENLNLDIYYEDEDVAIVYKPKGMVVHPSAGHYSGTLVNGLMYQIKNLSGINGEIRPGIVHRIDKDTSGLLMVAKNDVAHRSLVEQLMAKTVTRKYTALVHGHIPHEFGTIDAPIGRNKNDRQAMAVEDDGKEAVTHFNVIENFKNYTLVECQLETGRTHQIRVHMKYIGYPLVGDPKYGPKKTLDIGGQALHAGVIGFNHPRTGAYIERVAPLPETFEQLLGQLRKEEK, from the coding sequence ATGGAAAAGCATGAATTTACAATTGATAACGAAGCCCACCATTTACAGCGTATAGATAAAATTTTACCGGAATTTAACTCAGAGTGGTCTCGTAGTCAAATACAAGATTGGATTAAAGAAGGCTTAGTTCAAGTGAATGGGAAAACCATTAAATCCAATTATAAACTTAAAACGGGAGATCACGTAGAAGTAACGGAAAAAGAAGTGGTAGAGGCAGATATACAACCAGAAAATTTAAACTTAGATATTTATTATGAAGATGAAGATGTCGCTATCGTCTATAAACCTAAAGGGATGGTCGTTCATCCGTCAGCAGGACACTACTCAGGAACACTCGTAAATGGTTTGATGTATCAAATTAAAAACTTATCAGGCATTAATGGTGAGATTCGACCTGGGATTGTGCACCGTATTGACAAAGATACGTCAGGTTTATTAATGGTTGCTAAAAATGATGTGGCACATCGAAGTCTTGTTGAACAATTAATGGCTAAAACGGTTACGCGTAAATATACGGCGCTTGTTCATGGACATATCCCGCATGAATTTGGCACGATAGATGCGCCAATAGGACGAAATAAAAATGATAGACAGGCGATGGCAGTTGAAGATGATGGAAAAGAAGCTGTTACGCATTTTAATGTAATAGAAAATTTTAAAAACTACACATTAGTCGAATGTCAATTGGAAACAGGACGTACACACCAAATTCGTGTGCATATGAAATATATCGGTTATCCACTTGTAGGGGATCCGAAATATGGTCCTAAGAAAACGTTAGATATCGGGGGTCAAGCGTTACATGCAGGTGTAATTGGATTTAATCATCCACGTACAGGAGCGTATATTGAACGTGTTGCACCGTTACCCGAAACGTTTGAACAGTTATTAGGACAATTAAGAAAAGAAGAGAAATAA